A stretch of DNA from Anthonomus grandis grandis chromosome 22, icAntGran1.3, whole genome shotgun sequence:
AACTGGCATTAGTCTATTTTCAATAAGgcggctgtcctgctcataatgcggttatggtaaaataacttttaacaaatacttttcctgaCCGTCTTATTTGAGGAACTGGCAATCTTAAATAACCTAGATCTCAAGATTTATCTACAAATAACTTTGGGGTTATCTTAAGAAGACCATTTACAAACGCCAATCTAGTAgcccaacaaatttagaggagttgcaagagaaaatctttaaatgtgCCAATTCCAGAAACTCTTTTTTTTGATCGGTTAACTTATTGTTTAGGTCCGCCAAagccatttatttaaaaaaattatttttttcaagtttatttttgagtttGTGTTTAGTGTTTAACTGTTTCTGCTTTTATCAGggttttctattttatttttattaaaataacgctttaattttcattaatcaTTACACAgcctaataaacatttttgagatTACGATTCTATGCGGGATGTACACTGATATATGTAAAACTTGCATGaaacatattttagaaatgcctgAAATGCATGAAAAACTCCCCGATCAAAGTCAAAGGCTTACCAACTTCGTACTGAAAAACAACAACGTAGCAGACAAGTTAGCGGACCGCACGAAATGCATGCGTGCGCGTTGTCATATTTTGCCTTTAAGCACCTCGCTATGTTtaatgatcgattccccaacAAAGTCACagtctttatattttatatagtttaggGATTTGGTGAATAAATAACTCGGGCTGTTGGTTTTTCGGTCTAATAAAGTCTTAATACTACAATTATCCAACATACTTCTGTATGAGACCATAAatgtgtaaatattattttgtctaAAGAAAAGGTATCTTGGAAACTTATGAAAAGTTTCGCGAAGCCATAAGGTTAATCATTGACTTCACTAACACAATTTAGTGCAGTGCCCTCAATACTTCAATTAAATTCTCTTCTCTACTCGtcttttcgtaaaaatgttataatgCTTCACtgatttacatttatttatttattatttatatattcaattACAAACACCTTAACAGGTAACATGtaatttgtgtgttttttttaacatgtaaatgttaaaaaagaaacacaaatAATATGCAATAAGCTTATAAATCAACatacaaaaatgaaacaaaaaagaaagaaaataaagtaactACATATATTATCTAACTTATCCCCCTGTTCCTCTTATATAAGACTCTCCCGTAAATAGATCATACGAACTATAGTGcgtattatacaattttattagttggtctgttattaataattattagtacCCCTCTAAATCCATAATTGGTACGGTGAGATCGTTCATAGAAAAGGATCCTTTGACGTGTAACCCTATTGggacttttaataatatcctatTTAAAAGAGAAGAACTATCTATTTTAccgttaaataatttaaacaaaaaatagattctGGCATTATTTCTTGTAATTTCCAAAGTTTGCAGCCCAACTAGCTGACATCTAATGTTATAACAAATAGTTTCTTAAGGGAACCTATgcttataaagtaaaaaatttgcagcATTTATATACTTTTAATCTTTTGAAACCTATCACAAATATTGCTTCGTAATTAAAGTCACTTtgtaattaaatacaatttttttattctaaaactACCTTAAAAATTTAGTCATCCACAATAAGAAGTCCTAATGATTTGAAGAGGCAATTGGAGtgaataaatattctaaataaatgtGGCCCTAAGTTGCAGTTTTGAGGCACTTCTGAGGTgggttattatatttatttaaagtagaTGTTTTCCAACTTTTATCATCAGTGTCCAATCAGACAAATGGAGAAAAAGATAGATCGAGAGAGATATTCCAATAGCAGCAAGGTGATTTAAAAGTAACCTACGATAACTTTATCGAAAGCGTTTTCGCAGTCTCTATAATATAACACCCAACTGTGACATAAaacatgaaattttttaaaacttgtgaAATATATTTCACTTATTGTATGGTAAAAATATAGAGAAACCAAGAAACATGTATGTGTTCTCATTCATAATATACAGCCTTTACATTCGATTGTGTATGTCAGTGTGTTGAATTTGTAACAGCATCTCCCTAACCGATTTCGCTTGAAGCTTATGTAGAGGATTGATGGTTTTAAGTAcgtatttttgttattatgtgCCGAGTAATAATAGTCTCCATATGCTTTGCTTATATACTATAATATGTCTTGACTTTGGGTGATTACGAATTTTGTATATAAACTAGTCCTAAATTTTCAAAGGCGTGATATAATCCTAAATAGGAAGAAATGAAGTGCATGTTTCATTATCTAACAAAATCGttataaactaaacatgatctTTGTTAACTACATACATATATCTTATACACACAATATTGAATTCACTAGGATCGTCAGATAAGCATTTTtgaattatgaattaaataaataatttaaaaaaaagtaaataagttttttttaagttaaaccAAAGTAGTCTAACGAAACTACCTGTAAAATCGTTAGACAATAGAGGCATTTTCTAAACATGATCGAACATAAGAATATAACTTCTAAAGACATGTGAGAAGTTCTTACTGTGGCGAGAAATCAGATCGCGTATATGTCTTACCACCAATTAAAACAAAGTGTTCATTAGgcaataaatgataaaaaagaaactttgaCTGAAATGTTCCAATAAACAGATGTAACTGTTCTACAAGAAGAAGATATTCATGGTTAATAATACAACTGATATCATTGGTAAATTAGTAGGAACCTGTAAATCCTATAagttttcaattattaattagGAGTTTGATTGACTTTGCAATTGGAATtgttaaaagctttaaaatagtagatcgaattaaaaaattctaaaggtTTAGTGGAAATCGATTTACTCAAACAAAAATCATGTTGTTTATCACATAGAACTTTAAGGCAAATTACTTAGTTTACAAATGATTAAAAATCGTAGCTATATCTGGCGGGATATAAATACTTCTGTAATTATTATATGTTGGCCCATAGTATGAATTAGCTGAGTCAATAATATATTAGTAATACGACATACTTTATGAATAGGATAAgaaagaattagaaaaaatacagtgcatccgtaaagtagcggataaattcaataaaaatgaaatggccgtttctgaaaaaaatgcctgaacccgtcgattttaatattgagtttagggtttttctaagTGGAAATTAACTATatagggtgactcaaaaaaaaaagatatgacgaaaaattattataacatgtaaaatttaaaaaatacctatcaaaattaaatgctcgaattgagcaccgttaacaatctgacaataaccaaggcgatttaaaagaaaaattcaaacgttgtcaatgacatctggagtaatatatctaatttcctggcgtatttgACCTCCAACCGCCATTATGTGGTTCAAGTGCATTTTTAGttacatttttatagaaaatcagGTTTTTATCAAAGATCATTTCTTAATATGTAGTGTGTAAAGTATAGGTATATTGGTCGTGGAAAAATAGAATTGTAAAAGTGATCACACATCAGTATTTCAACAAATTCTAAAGCAAAATGTATGTTTTTACAGAAAGCTTAGGAAATTATTTGAAGGGTATTTAGGCAAAAATTATGAATGCCCAATATTTGTATTCAGCAGATGATGAATAAAACGATGTTACGCGTTTATAATAAATGAAGCGAATAAAATAGTCATCGTTTAAATATCGGATTTTTTGGACAATCACCTTTTTGCTTCTCTACTCTTCATTTAAGGTGGCTGCTTGCATTTGTCATTTGGCTTTGATAATGGGTTTTTTTATGTCGCTTAGGTTAACATCCCCATCTATTTTGTACGAGTAACTTCGGACTTATCAGGAAACATAATAAGTAATAAACAGTCCGAAGGGCAAAGGCTCTTTGGGGAAGTCGAGGCATCATCCATTGGGGCTAATAATACTGCGCGTGACGTAAAATTGGTTACGTCACCACCCATAAGATCTAACTCTAAGTCTACTGAGCTTTTGCAGTTTTTGTCTTCGTAAGTTTGCTTACTAACATCTGAAAGGGGCTTGTAAAAGTAGCAAATTAtaaaggtatattttttttttctatttactaTAGTTTTTCTATACCTACAACAAAATTTGACGagattattctaattttcacTAATTTCTTATAGAACATGTTCGATATTATTGGAAAATCTAAAAGCTGTACCATTGTTAAATAAACTTCGCATGCTGatgttttttagtattttatcgGCTACTAAAACCTTAACGATATTGTCATAATGAAATAAACTAAGATGCATAAAAAGACTATTTATATGatataactttaataatttgttgCTTTTTATTCTGCTCACTTAACAACTATTAACGTGCACTAATATAattgtttgttttcttttctttcaacaATAAATCTAAGAAAAACATTGCTTTAAAATTGTAGAGACGTTCTTCAAGTGGTAGGTAGCGATAATTGCACTTTTAACAAAGCACAAAAGGAACTGGGAAAAGATAATTTCACCAAAATCCCCAATGGAGTTAACGGCGTTGAAGACCGATTGTCAGTTGTATGGGAGAAGGGAGTACATGCTGGAATTATAGATCCTTGTCGGTTTGTAGCTATAACCAGTACAAATGCTGCTAAGATATTTAACTTATATCCGAGAAAAGGCTGCATTGATGTAGGGTCTGATGCTGATATTGTTATTTGGAATCCAAATGCCACAAGAACCATATCAGCCAAAACACATCACCAAGCTGTggactttaatatttttgaggttGGTTTAAAATAAAGCTACcataaattggttaaaaaaactCCTAATGAGCAGTTTCTAAGTGAAAAGGGCTTCAAACAGTtgtaatagttatttttattgctttaagGGCATGGTTTGCCATGGTGTACCAGAATACGTAATCGTTAATGGGCGAGTTATCGTAGATGAAGGCCAACTGAGAGCTGTGCAAGGATTTGGAAGATTTATCGAAACGCCAGTGTTTCCACCATTTGTCTACGATCCGGAAAAACTCGACTTAATACGCATAAAGAATATCAATGTTGACGAGGAAATTAAAGATATAAGAGAGCTTGAAAAGGTAGGCTTTATTTATGTCAATTGCTCGGAAACTTGTAAGagtgtaatattatattttatatagatCCAGTTAGAAGAAAAAACCTGTTTAACACCTACTCTGCCAGAGTCTACAGTAAGCTCTCCTGGAGGAAAAGGACCTAGGCCTGAAGGGCAAAGAAATATACAAGACTCAACATTTTCCATTAGtggtaaataaaaagttttcttcccttttttatttgaattttgaaaacaACACgtgcataaattttttttttaaccattttatttattgcctCAAATTTGAATCTTATTTAATATCTTGTATATATATGTGCAGATAACGTTTCACCCTTTTTGATGTGAAAATGACTTGCTGATTGATCACACTTTCTTCTTACGTTGTGGTTGTTAATTACTTTAAGACTATTTTAGAAGTCATGTGACAACGAATCTTTGTATGTTCAATGTGATTCCACAATTCAACCTCACCTGTTAAGCTTTTAATGCCATAAaacttcataaaatttttagaaagatcTATAAGGTCTTGAATCTCCATTTTCAACATGTAAGCTGGATGTAAGTGAGATCAAGAATTTTCTGGCAAATTCTTTTCGGCGAAACCTTATTTCTCGGGAAGCTATGGTGGAACCTAAATAAGGGATTAGAACCGACCTGTTCCAAACTTGGACGTCATCATATGTATAATTATTCGAGCGATGTTCTTGCAATCCTAACTATTCTGCAAGTACCTTAGAATCGGTCAAAAATTCTTCACTTCGATTTATTCTTTTgtcaatttaatcattttatgaATTTGTTTTGTGCAACCAAGAAAGTCTATCTTCTTTGATTGTAAAATAGaggaatattttgatattatagaAAGAGAATAATGTTAAAGGTACGGAGTTACTGCTGAATGCAGCTGGAAGGCGGTCGTTTTTGTGGCACTGTGCCCTTCTGTAGATAGTACCTTCAATCCATCGATAATACCGAcaaaatgatctttaaaaattgcaatactCTTGTACTTTTCCGTCCATCTTGTTTCACGGAAAGCAGGAATGTTAGGAACATATTTTCTTCGTTCGAAGAAACGTCGATAACAATTGATGACCTCTTTGAATGTCACTACAGTATTGCGAATTTGCGGAACTTTATTCAAATCGTTAACAACTAAATTCAACTTGCACACTGAAAGTACGTAGCTTGATATTAATCGTTGTCCTTGATCTAGCATACCTTTGCATCCATCATACCTTTTCCCCTTGAATTCCAAGGAATCCAGTTCTGCTTCTATTATATAACTATTAATTGCAGAGGTTTTTGTGTTACAAAACCTACAAATTATACTCatgtaacatttttttcttgatcGTAAAATCGAATATCCATTGATAGTTGTTTCTTGTGCGCTGTCTCGACTTTCGCCTCCGAGACTACATAGTTGCTTTTTCgtaaactttaataatatcttCTCTGATAACTTGTCCACACACACTTTTTCTATTTGTGGCGAAGTATAGGTAGCATTTTTctgttcttttttaaaatggtttctAAGATCTTCATTGCCAGCTTTGATTTTGAGGTGTAAAAGATTATGAAATATATCTACAAGCAAAAAAGTATTACAGTAGTCTCAGATAATAAAAATCTACTACTATGgattaaaagatataaattcTAACATATTTCGATTTCTTTCACTTTTTTTGTATCCACTCTGTAGGAACAGGTTAGTTGGTTGCATGACTTGCAAGCAGTTACAGTTTCTTCGAATATTAAAGACAAAATCAGAGAATATAATTATTCTAACCATTCAAATCTAAATTTTCTTGCCGAATCTTTGTTATCCTTAAGAAAATCGTAACTTTTCGGCGAAAGTCTTTTCAGAAATTAACATTGTTGTTGTACGTCTAAGAGAATTCCATAAATCATAACAACGATTTATGGACTTCACAACGCAATTTACTCAAACATGGAGATGCTGCAGTTGAGAA
This window harbors:
- the LOC126748208 gene encoding dihydropyrimidinase isoform X2; translated protein: MSTPVKKVPIHLQSSQNRLVIKNGKIVNEDGITEEDVYIEDGIIKEIGKNLIIPGGTRTIDARGKYIIPGGIDPHTHFEFEFMGAKSVDDFYQGTKAAIAGGTTMIIDFAFPKPGESILDCFYSYRQKADDKVCCDYALHMCLPHWSDQVKREMEILCKEHGLNSFKMFMAYNFMLNDAELYSAFDQCQKLGAVAQVHAENGSIIAKNVEKLLAKGILGPEGHELSRPEEVEAEAVNRACVIAKQVNIPIYFVRVTSDLSGNIISNKQSEGQRLFGEVEASSIGANNTARDVKLVTSPPIRSNSKSTELLQFLSSDVLQVVGSDNCTFNKAQKELGKDNFTKIPNGVNGVEDRLSVVWEKGVHAGIIDPCRFVAITSTNAAKIFNLYPRKGCIDVGSDADIVIWNPNATRTISAKTHHQAVDFNIFEGMVCHGVPEYVIVNGRVIVDEGQLRAVQGFGRFIETPVFPPFVYDPEKLDLIRIKNINVDEEIKDIRELEKIQLEEKTCLTPTLPESTVSSPGGKGPRPEGQRNIQDSTFSISEELDLERKSCIRVKNPPGGKSSGFW